GTGAACGATCAGGCGGCGAACGATCGTAATTTCATCCGCCTTGGTGCCGGCGCGGGATTCCAGGGCGTCGAGGCGCTGCTTAAGCCGCATTGAAACCACCAGGGCTGAACCACACGACCATTTCCGCACCAGCCGCCTTCGCCTCGCCCCGAACGCGGTCCGTAAAGGCGGCGGTAGTGCGGCCCCAAGCATCGAGTTCACCCGGCGCGGCGAACCATTCCAGTGACGGAGTTGGGCTTGCGGCGGCGCACTCGTTGGCAGGATCGTCGAGGCCACCCCTGACATGGATTTCCTGCATGTCGGTTGCGGCGGTTTCCAGCGCCGCTACGCGGTCACTCAGCTTCATGGTTGGGCCCTCCTGTCGGCTTCGAGCGCCGCGATGCGCTCGGCCAGGTCTGCGGTCTCGATCGCCCTGCGATGGGCTTCGATCAGCTTGGCGAAGCCTTCGCCCTCATCCGGGCTGATCGTGCCGGCCGCCGCTGCGTCGGTCACCACGCTCATTGCCAGCATAGCGTCCTCGGCGGTTCGGATCGTCGGCAAGTCGAGTTCTACCGGACTACCCTTGCGCTCAGGCCAGACCCTTCGCAGCACCAGTTCGGCCGCCCGCATATCGCCGCTCTTGGCTTGCTGTATGACTGCCAGGACGATTTCCTCGCTGGCATTGCGGCCCAGGATGTCGAGGGCCTGCACAGCCTTGTGGCGGGCACCACGGGGCTTGCCGGCAGGGTTCCCCGATTGACCGGGCTTGAACCGCCCATCCTGCTTGGGTTCTGAATTATCAGGTGGCATCGGGCAACCGCCGCACGGCCTCGATCACCCGTTGCCCTCGCTCGATCAGCGTGGCCTCATCGGCCATGACCATGATGGCGTCGATGGTCTGGATCAGGGCGTATAGCCTGCGCCGCCCGGCTTTCAGGTCGGTGCGCACCGCCTGCCGAACCGCGGATCGGGTCGGTTTCTCGGGGCTGGGGGAGCCATCGCCCGCCCCCTGTCCCGGCCCGCACCCTCGCCCCTTGCCCCGATACCCTGCCATCAGAAAGCCGCCGCGTTTGCTTGGATCGCCACCCGTGCGCTGGTCTGGTTGCGGATCGTGACCTGTTGCGGGCGCATGGGCTTCTGGCGACGTAGTGTGTCGATCAGGCGTTCCACCTTGGCAGGGAGGTGTGCGTGCGCCGCGTCGTATGCCCTGATGGCCTGTTCCGGCGTCGGGTTGGGGTTCTGGCGACCAATTGCCGATTTGTTGGCCGAAGCCATCACGGGAGGCGGTAGTTGGCTTGGCTTGGGGTAATTCCGCGCGATCGCCGCCTCAGCCTGCTTGCGCGTGACCCTGTCGGTGCCCTCCTCGCGACTCATGGCGGAAATGACTTTCGCCATCATCGTTTTATTATCCATGTTGATCGGGGCGTTCGGCTTGATGCCGGACCACTTCGAGACATTGGCGATGTAGGAGGCGTCGTTCTTTCCGTGCCCATTCCAGATGGGGATGATGCTCGCAATCGTGTCGGCCCCATGCGCCTTGGGATAGCTGGCGAGCAACGCGGCCCCGG
This sequence is a window from Acidiphilium acidophilum. Protein-coding genes within it:
- a CDS encoding DUF5681 domain-containing protein yields the protein MPPDNSEPKQDGRFKPGQSGNPAGKPRGARHKAVQALDILGRNASEEIVLAVIQQAKSGDMRAAELVLRRVWPERKGSPVELDLPTIRTAEDAMLAMSVVTDAAAAGTISPDEGEGFAKLIEAHRRAIETADLAERIAALEADRRAQP